A region of Terriglobales bacterium DNA encodes the following proteins:
- a CDS encoding haloacid dehalogenase-like hydrolase: MSTPKSSQPASLPACAEEFIASVLRLEPQIAVFDCDGTLWRDNSGELFFYWEMDRGLVDAAVRQWARARYDDYLAGRVGEEQMCGEMVTINQGVACAVLDRAANEFFPTHIAPGIFPEMLELTRRLSKSGCQLWAISSTADWVIRPGAELFGIPFERVIAACVDNENGSCTGRLVRVPTDELKASAIHELLPRTPDAVFGNSLHDLAMLELGHHAFAVNPNPELEQEARRRGWTVYHPGS; this comes from the coding sequence ATGAGCACTCCAAAATCCAGTCAGCCAGCTTCCCTGCCGGCCTGCGCCGAGGAGTTCATTGCGTCCGTGCTTCGGTTGGAGCCGCAAATCGCTGTCTTCGACTGCGATGGCACCCTCTGGCGCGACAATTCCGGCGAATTGTTCTTTTACTGGGAGATGGATCGCGGGCTGGTGGATGCCGCCGTCCGTCAATGGGCGCGGGCGCGCTACGACGACTACCTGGCCGGTCGCGTCGGCGAAGAACAGATGTGCGGCGAGATGGTCACCATCAACCAGGGCGTTGCCTGTGCAGTGCTGGACCGCGCCGCAAACGAGTTTTTCCCCACCCACATCGCGCCGGGGATCTTTCCTGAAATGCTGGAGCTCACGCGACGCCTGAGCAAATCCGGCTGCCAGCTGTGGGCCATCTCTTCCACCGCCGACTGGGTAATCCGGCCGGGAGCGGAGCTCTTTGGAATTCCCTTCGAGCGCGTCATCGCCGCCTGCGTCGATAATGAAAACGGCAGTTGCACCGGCCGCCTGGTCCGTGTTCCCACTGACGAGCTGAAAGCCTCCGCCATCCACGAACTGCTGCCGCGCACGCCCGATGCCGTCTTCGGCAATTCCCTGCACGATCTTGCCATGCTGGAGTTAGGACACCATGCCTTCGCCGTGAATCCCAATCCTGAGCTGGAACAAGAGGCACGCCGGCGCGGCTGGACCGTCTATCACCCGGGCAGCTGA
- a CDS encoding nucleotidyltransferase family protein: protein MARSPSFCAVILAAGESTRMGRDKALLPWRGSTFLGGAMDVLSPVTEMVIVVAGKNAPQLEPLVDAAGAYLVVNREPERGQFSSLRLGLQAVLNYGRDAAIVALVDRPPAAPATVATLKQRFRDRVGDGVWAVVPRHGDRNGHPFIVGREMIHAFLSAPQTATAREVEHAHQQHIEYVPVDDPLVVLNVDTPDDYRRITSG from the coding sequence ATGGCTCGTTCGCCCAGTTTCTGTGCAGTAATCCTCGCTGCGGGTGAGTCCACCCGGATGGGACGCGACAAGGCGCTGCTGCCGTGGCGCGGCTCCACCTTCCTGGGCGGCGCGATGGATGTGCTTTCACCGGTCACCGAGATGGTCATCGTGGTCGCCGGAAAGAACGCGCCTCAACTCGAGCCGCTGGTGGATGCCGCGGGAGCGTACCTGGTTGTTAATCGCGAACCGGAGCGCGGCCAGTTCAGCTCTCTTCGCCTGGGATTGCAGGCCGTACTCAACTACGGTCGCGATGCGGCGATCGTCGCCCTGGTCGATCGCCCGCCCGCAGCCCCGGCAACCGTCGCAACCTTGAAGCAACGATTTCGAGATCGCGTCGGCGATGGCGTCTGGGCGGTGGTTCCGCGCCATGGCGACCGTAATGGACATCCTTTCATCGTCGGACGCGAGATGATCCACGCATTTCTCTCCGCGCCGCAGACGGCGACCGCGCGCGAGGTCGAGCACGCCCACCAGCAGCACATCGAATACGTACCCGTCGACGATCCTCTGGTAGTCTTGAATGTCGATACTCCTGACGACTACCGGCGGATCACCAGCGGATGA